TTTGGTGAGAAATGGATAAATCATGAAGAAAAGATATTTAACAATTGGAAATTGAAAGTAAGAGATGAAGACCTAGTTCTTATACCTGGAGATATATCTTGGGCTTTGAAATTAGATGAAGCTTATTATGATTTAAAGCGTGTTGATGAATTGCCAGGCAAAAAAATCATAACTAAGGGAAACCATGATTATTGGTGGGAAAGTAAAAAAAAGATGGATAGTTTAAAACTCAATTCTATATTTTTTATTCAAAATGATAGCTACATATATGAAAATACAGCTATTGTTGGATGTAGGGGCTGGATAGCTAAAGATGGTGAAGGGTTTTCACCCCATGATGAAAAAATGTACAATAGGGAATTGGGGAGACTGGAAAATTCTTTGAATTCAATTAAACAAAATACTGAAAAGAAGATTGTTATGCTTCATTATCCACCATTTAATGAGGATTTTTCACCAAATGAATTTGTATATTTGATGAAGAAAAGTGCAGTTGATATTTGTGTTTATGGGCATTTGCATTCTGAAGGTCACAAATATGTTGTTGAGGGAAATATTGAAGGAATACGATTTATTTGTGTGTCAAGTGATTATATAAATTTTTCACCTAAAGAACTATTATAATATCTGGGAGGTTTGAGAGTATGAAAATTATTGTTAAAAAAGATTATGAGAGTTTAAGTAATACAGCTGCTAATATCATAAAAGAGGAAATTGAGAAAAAAGAAAATTTTTTATTAGGATTAGCAACAGGGAGTACACCTATAGGTACTTATAAGGAACTTATAAGATTTCACAAAGAAGAAGGATTAGATTTTTCTAAAGTAGTTACATTTAATTTAGATGAGTATTTAAATATTCCATATACCAATTCAAATAGCTATCATTATTTTATGGAAGAAAATTTGTTTAAACATATAAATGTTCCTAAAGACAATATTCATATTCCAGATGGAAATGCAGAAGATGTGGGAAAGTTTTGCAGAGAGTATGATAAAAAAATAGAAGATTATGGTGGAATGGATTTACAAATACTGGGCATAGGAGAAAATGGACATATTGCTTTCAATGAGCCTGATGATGAACTTTATTTAGGAACTCATATCGCTGGACTTACTGAATCTACTATAAAGGCAAATTCAAGATTTTTTGATTCTATTGATGAAGTTCCCAAAAAGGCTATAACTATGGGAATTGGAAGTATCATGAAGTCGAAAAAAATACTTCTTTTGGCTAATGGAGAGAAAAAAGCTCCTATGATTGCTGAATTGTTAAAACAAGAGAAAGTTTCTACAAAAATACCAGCTTCTTTTTTATTATTGCATCCTGATGTAGTTGTAATTTTAGATGAAGCAGCTGCTAAGGATTATCTTAAAGAGGTATAAAGGCAGGTGAAATTCTAGTATGGAAAAGGAATTGGAAGTTAAGATACTTAATATTGTCAAAGATGAAATTCAAAAGAAATTATCTAATGTTGGTGCATCTTTAATAAAAAGAGAAGAACAAATAAATTATCTATTAGATTCAAAGGACAATAGCATACAATGTAAAAATAATAGCTATTTGAGATTGAGAGAAACAAAAGATTTAGATACAGATCAAACAAAGTATACTCTTACTCTAAAAGAAAATGTTTCTAAAGATGGAATCAGAGAAAATATAGAAATTAGTAGTGATATAGAAGATAAAAAAGCATTATTGTATATAATGAAAGTATTAGGTTATGATGTGATTCAAAAAGGCTTTAAAGAGAGAATTTCATATATTTATGATGAAATAAGATTTGATATAGATACTTGGGATGAAAGTACTTATCCATATACTTATATGGAAATAGAAGTTAAAAGCCAAGATGATTTGATAAAAGCTATAAAATTGTTAAATATAGATGAAAAGAATATATCAACTAAATCTATAGTGGATTTGAGAAAAGACCTGGGTTTAACTACCTAGGTTTTTTTATGAATAAATAGTAACCAAATGAAACTGCCGGAATAATATGTAGTAAGTATTTTATTAATAAGGAGGAGTGTTTATGTTACAGGATATATTCAAAGGTGGCAATGAGAGCATGCTACTATTATTTTTCTTACTCTTCGTATTTTTCTGGGGTGATTCAGGAAGCATATTTGGTGATTTAGGAAAAATGTTTGGCGGTTCAAGTGATATGTTATTGATAATATTTCTAATATTCTTTTTGTTTTCAGGATTTTAGTACTATATTTAGCTACACAGTAGATTTTCTACTGTGTTTTTCATTTTTAAGAAAAAATAAAAAGTAACCTTTAAAGCATATATTACATAAAATAAAGTAAGTGTAAAAAAGGAGGTTGTTCATTTATGACAGAAGATCTAAATGTTTCAAGTCCACAAAAAAGAGGATTGTTTGACATACTTGGAGGCGGAGATAGCGAAAATTTATTGTTCTTCTTTCTACTATTGGTAGTTTTTTTTAGTAATTGTGGCTATGGAGATAGAGATGATGATTCCTTACTATTCTTTTTCCTCTTGCTGGTAGTTCTATTTTGCTATTGTTAAAAAAATCCCGTTTATAAACGGGATTTTTTTATGCATTTAATAGGCCTTTATATGGAATACTATTAATTAACTGAATTAATTATTTTTAAGAACGAAAGGAGAAAATTCACATGAAAAGAATGTTTATAACTTTTATATTGATATGTTGTAGTATTTTACTTTCATCTTGTGGCTATAAAACACCAAAGAAACTAGATATTGATAAGTTTCAACTAGAAAACAGTATAAATGAAGCAAAAGATGAAAAAGAATTGGAGTCAGATATTAGTGATATAAGTGTAAAAGAAGACAATAGTATGACATCAAAGGCCCAAAATGGTCAAAATATTGATTATCTTTTGAGAAATAAAAAGTATTTACAAAAAAATGAATCACTTGCCAATTTTTCTTTGGGAGCTGGAAATTTAAGCAGAACATTTAAAACGGTAGTTCCAGAAAAGTTTAATGTAGATATAAGATATAATAAATATTTAATGCCTTATGATTATTATATGTTTACAGTTGATACTGTAGATATATACAATAAGCCATCCTATAATGGCAATGTTTTAGGAAAAGCAAAAATGTATGACAAAGTAAAACTATTGAATGAAGTGAATGGTGACAAAATAAAAAACATGAATTCAAATAAGTGGTTTGGAATTAACTGGTATGACAAAAATGGAAATTTGCTTGAGGGATTTGTTCCAAGTGGTACGGGGTCAGTTAGAACTTTTAATTTTGAAAATATGTATACAGCTATAATAGATCTTGAAGGAAAACTGAAAGCTGGTAATTATGGTTATATATCCAATTATAAGGATGAAAATGGTTCTCCTCCCTTAATGAATGGAAAGGCATTAGATGAATATGATATGCAAGCTTACCAAAGCGCACCTGCCTATGCAAATTTAAATGATATGACTAAATTTAGATATTTTCCTGATGGAATGCTGGTTTCTGTATTAGGGGAAGTTAAAGGATATTTCAAAGTTAAAAGTACAGAGTATAGTGGAGAGTATTGGATCCCTAAAAAATATATTTCTTTTGATGATAACTTAGATACATTTGCCAAGGCTATTGTTGTAGATACTACCAATCAGAATCAGGCAGCGTTTGAAAAAAGAGGAGATAAGTGGACGCTTATATCATATGCATTGGCTACTACTGGAGTTAAAGACAAGATTAGATATGAGACACCTCTAGGAAAGTTTAAAGTTATGGAAAAAAAGGAGCGATTTTATTATTTAGATGAGAACCTAAAGGAGATCAGTGGATATGCTCCTTATGGTATCAGATTTTCTCAAGGAGCATATATACATGGAATACCTGTAGAATTCGTAGTTAAAAATGGTAAGAAAACAGACCCGGGAATTAAAGAATATCTATTTACTATAGGTACTGTTCCTAGATCACATAAATGTGTTAGAAACTACACAAGTCATGCTCAATTTCTATTTAATTGGGCAGATCCTAATGATACAGCAGTTATAGTTATTAAATAAAGAACTAAAAAACTTTACATTTTTGTAAAGTTTTTTTTTAGAAAAAAACAATAAATAGTATAGCACATTTAAAAATATATGATATAATATATATATAATTATTGCGTAGGAGGTATACTTTATGAGCGAATATAAGTATATAAGATGGTTTAATGAAATAGACAAAAACGATATACCTGTTGTGGGAGGAAAAGGAGCAAACTTAGGCGAAATGACGCAAAAAGGAGTTAATGTACCACCTGGATTTTGTGTGACAGCTGGTGCTTATAGAGATTTCATCAAGTTATCTAATTTGCAAGACAAGATAAAAGAAAAGATTGCAAGTTTTGATGTAGAAAATTCTGATGAATTACAAATTAAATCTAAAGAGATAAGAGATTTAATCAACGAATGTCAAATACCAGAAGTTATAGCAAATGAAATAATAGAAGCATATAATGAATTTAGTAAAAATGTTGAATTGGAAAATCCATTTGTAGCGATTAGAAGTTCAGCAACAGCTGAAGACTTGCCAGAAGCTTCTTTTGCTGGACAACAAGATACTTATCTTCATATAAATAGTATAAAAGAAGTCCTAAATTTCACAAGAAAATGTTGGGCATCTCTTTGGACAGGAAGAGCTATTTATTATAGACAGGAACAGGGATTTGATCATTTTGAAGTTTCACTTAGTGTGGTAGTACAAAAAATGGTCAATAGTGAAAAGTCTGGGGTTATGTTTACAGCAAATCCTGTAAACAACAACAGAAATGAAATGATGATAAATGCAAGCTGGGGATTAGGAGAGGCAATAGTATCAGGAACAGTTTCTCCAGATGAATATATATTTGATAAAGAATCAAGAAATATTTCAGAAAAACATATTGCAGAAAAAATCACTATGATAGTTAAAAAAGAAGATGGAGTCGGGACAGTAGAAGTAAATGTAGGAGATTATTTAGGATTTGATAAAATAAACAAACAATGTTTGACTGATGAAGAAATATATAAATTGGCAGATTACGGAATGAAAATAGAAAATATTTATGGGAAACATCAAGATATTGAATGGGCTTTTGATGAAGATACACACGAACTTTATATTTTGCAGGCAAGGCCTATTACTACACTGAAAGAGAAGGAGGAAGTAAAAGCCATGAATGAAAAAACTGAGTTGAATGTATTGGTTAGAGGATTACCTGCTTCTCCAGGTATAGCTAGTGGAAAAGTAAAGAATATACTTGATATAAGTGAGATTGCAAGAGTAGAAGATGGGGATATTTTAGTTACAGTTATGACAAATCCAGATATGGTTCCAGCCATGAGAAGAGCAAGCGCAGTTGTCACTGATGAAGGTGGCAGAACTTGTCACGCAGCTATTGTTTCAAGAGAACTTGGCATACCTTGTATAGTGGGAGCTAAAACTGCAAGTGAAACTCTAAAAGAAGGCATGGAAGTTACTGTAGATGCTACAAGAGGAGTAGTTTATGAAGGAAAAGTATTGCAGGAAGAAAAGAGTAAAGAAAAAGGTGAAGTTACTGTTTCGGGTGCAGCTATAAGTGAAGATTTTATACATCGATTAGCCCCAATTACTGCAACAAAGATATACATGAATCTTGGAGAACCATCCATAATAGGAAGATATAAAAACTTGCCTTTTGATGGAATAGGTCTTATGAGAACTGAATTTATATTTACTAATATGATTGGAGCACATCCAATGTATTTAGTGAAAACTGGTCAAGGACAGTTGATGATAGATAAAATGGCAGAAGGAATCATGACTGTAGCACAAGAAATATATCCAAAACCTATAGTTGTAAGGCTTAGTGATTTTAGAACTAATGAATTTAGAGGATTAAAGGGTGGGGATGAAGTAGAACCAATTGAAAACAATCCTATGATTGGATGGAGAGGTGTATCTAGATATATTTCACCTGATTATGAAGAAGGATTTAGACTTGAATGTAGAGCTCTTAAAAAAGTAAGAGAAGAATATGGTCTTACAAATGTATGGGCAATGCTTCCTTTTGTAAGAACTACATGGGAACTTGTGAGAGTTAAAAATATCATGGAAGAAGAAGGATTGGTTCAAAACAATAGTTTTAAATTATGGATAATGGCAGAAGTACCATCAGTAGTATTTGAAGCTGAAGAATTTGCACAACTTGTTGATGGATTCAGTATTGGTTCAAATGATTTAACTCAACTAATTATGGGAGCTGATAGAGATTCAGGTATTCTAAACAATATGGGATATTTTGATGAGAGAAATGAGGCAGTTAAAAGAGCAATTTCAATACTTATAAAGGCAGCTCATAAATATGGAAAGACTATTTCAATTTGTGGTCAAGGACCATCTCAATATCCTGAATTTGCAGAATTCCTTGTTCAAGAAGGAATAGATAGTATGAGCGTAAATCCAGATACAGTAGCATATACGAGAAGATTAGTTGCTACTGTAGAGCAGAGAATTATACTCAACAAAATAAGAGGATTATAATAAT
This window of the Sporanaerobacter acetigenes DSM 13106 genome carries:
- a CDS encoding metallophosphoesterase, with product MIFGIGDLHLDYSQEKPMGVFGEKWINHEEKIFNNWKLKVRDEDLVLIPGDISWALKLDEAYYDLKRVDELPGKKIITKGNHDYWWESKKKMDSLKLNSIFFIQNDSYIYENTAIVGCRGWIAKDGEGFSPHDEKMYNRELGRLENSLNSIKQNTEKKIVMLHYPPFNEDFSPNEFVYLMKKSAVDICVYGHLHSEGHKYVVEGNIEGIRFICVSSDYINFSPKELL
- the nagB gene encoding glucosamine-6-phosphate deaminase; protein product: MKIIVKKDYESLSNTAANIIKEEIEKKENFLLGLATGSTPIGTYKELIRFHKEEGLDFSKVVTFNLDEYLNIPYTNSNSYHYFMEENLFKHINVPKDNIHIPDGNAEDVGKFCREYDKKIEDYGGMDLQILGIGENGHIAFNEPDDELYLGTHIAGLTESTIKANSRFFDSIDEVPKKAITMGIGSIMKSKKILLLANGEKKAPMIAELLKQEKVSTKIPASFLLLHPDVVVILDEAAAKDYLKEV
- a CDS encoding class IV adenylate cyclase: MEKELEVKILNIVKDEIQKKLSNVGASLIKREEQINYLLDSKDNSIQCKNNSYLRLRETKDLDTDQTKYTLTLKENVSKDGIRENIEISSDIEDKKALLYIMKVLGYDVIQKGFKERISYIYDEIRFDIDTWDESTYPYTYMEIEVKSQDDLIKAIKLLNIDEKNISTKSIVDLRKDLGLTT
- a CDS encoding L,D-transpeptidase, whose amino-acid sequence is MKRMFITFILICCSILLSSCGYKTPKKLDIDKFQLENSINEAKDEKELESDISDISVKEDNSMTSKAQNGQNIDYLLRNKKYLQKNESLANFSLGAGNLSRTFKTVVPEKFNVDIRYNKYLMPYDYYMFTVDTVDIYNKPSYNGNVLGKAKMYDKVKLLNEVNGDKIKNMNSNKWFGINWYDKNGNLLEGFVPSGTGSVRTFNFENMYTAIIDLEGKLKAGNYGYISNYKDENGSPPLMNGKALDEYDMQAYQSAPAYANLNDMTKFRYFPDGMLVSVLGEVKGYFKVKSTEYSGEYWIPKKYISFDDNLDTFAKAIVVDTTNQNQAAFEKRGDKWTLISYALATTGVKDKIRYETPLGKFKVMEKKERFYYLDENLKEISGYAPYGIRFSQGAYIHGIPVEFVVKNGKKTDPGIKEYLFTIGTVPRSHKCVRNYTSHAQFLFNWADPNDTAVIVIK
- the ppsA gene encoding phosphoenolpyruvate synthase, whose protein sequence is MSEYKYIRWFNEIDKNDIPVVGGKGANLGEMTQKGVNVPPGFCVTAGAYRDFIKLSNLQDKIKEKIASFDVENSDELQIKSKEIRDLINECQIPEVIANEIIEAYNEFSKNVELENPFVAIRSSATAEDLPEASFAGQQDTYLHINSIKEVLNFTRKCWASLWTGRAIYYRQEQGFDHFEVSLSVVVQKMVNSEKSGVMFTANPVNNNRNEMMINASWGLGEAIVSGTVSPDEYIFDKESRNISEKHIAEKITMIVKKEDGVGTVEVNVGDYLGFDKINKQCLTDEEIYKLADYGMKIENIYGKHQDIEWAFDEDTHELYILQARPITTLKEKEEVKAMNEKTELNVLVRGLPASPGIASGKVKNILDISEIARVEDGDILVTVMTNPDMVPAMRRASAVVTDEGGRTCHAAIVSRELGIPCIVGAKTASETLKEGMEVTVDATRGVVYEGKVLQEEKSKEKGEVTVSGAAISEDFIHRLAPITATKIYMNLGEPSIIGRYKNLPFDGIGLMRTEFIFTNMIGAHPMYLVKTGQGQLMIDKMAEGIMTVAQEIYPKPIVVRLSDFRTNEFRGLKGGDEVEPIENNPMIGWRGVSRYISPDYEEGFRLECRALKKVREEYGLTNVWAMLPFVRTTWELVRVKNIMEEEGLVQNNSFKLWIMAEVPSVVFEAEEFAQLVDGFSIGSNDLTQLIMGADRDSGILNNMGYFDERNEAVKRAISILIKAAHKYGKTISICGQGPSQYPEFAEFLVQEGIDSMSVNPDTVAYTRRLVATVEQRIILNKIRGL